The Triticum aestivum cultivar Chinese Spring chromosome 3A, IWGSC CS RefSeq v2.1, whole genome shotgun sequence genome includes a region encoding these proteins:
- the LOC123058195 gene encoding uncharacterized protein encodes MASASPSWVILGSVPRVSAADADLPQGADLSLALPAAPRVALLTIPPRIFPGRTTSRSFPSVLAVDASGLLLLHADQGPAKGPTVIDLPSRREFLWLPTVAGYFLLDAKSASALPLPNPEYVMHPGHLGLIASPADAGHYMVAELQMILGGDRADLLCFSSEAGEWVTKDVRYPLPSRPLSPNGVVSHSGRLWWVDLSWCLLTCDPFADAPVLRVVPLPEGKALKSKEAWGLLDKYRCVAVSGAKLRFVDMYRNLNSGGSVQISVWTLADPDSTEWTLESEATFAEIWDDASYKATGLPRKIPVLALIHPTNPDVVYFFLDEHLFGVDVRARKVVECEVYELVQPPREHVTTRFVHAWQLPQALCSGSAKETEDGVKEELQQLQL; translated from the exons ATGGCTTCCGCCTCGCCGTCGTGGGTCATCCTGGGCAGCGTGCCGCGGGTGTCGGCCGCCGACGCCGACCTCCCCCAGGGCGCCGACCTCTCCCTCGCGCTGCCGGCGGCCCCCCGCGTCGCGCTCCTCACCATCCCCCCGCGCATCTTCCCGGGCCGCACCACCTCCAGAAGCTTCCCGTCCGTCCTCGCCGTCgacgcctccggcctcctcctcctccacgccgACCAAGGCCCCGCCAAGGGCCCCACCGTCATCGACCTCCCCAGCCGCCGCGAGTTCTTATGGCTCCCGACCGTCGCGGGCTACTTCCTCCTCGACGCCAAATCCGCCTCCGCGCTCCCGCTCCCCAACCCCGAGTACGTCATGCACCCGGGCCACCTCGGCCTCATCGCCTCCCCCGCCGACGCCGGCCACTACATGGTCGCTGAGCTCCAGATGATCCTCGGCGGCGACCGTGCcgacctcctctgcttctcctccgaAGCCGGGGAATGGGTCACCAAGGACGTCCGCTACCCGCTTCCATCCCGCCCCTTGAGCCCCAACGGCGTGGTCTCGCACTCCGGGAGGCTCTGGTGGGTCGACCTCTCCTGGTGCCTCCTCACGTGCGACCCCTTCGCCGACGCGCCGGTGCTCAGGGTCGTCCCGCTTCCGGAGGGCAAGGCGCTCAAGTCCAAGGAAGCTTGGGGACTGCTCGACAAGTACCGCTGCGTGGCTGTCAGCGGCGCCAAGCTGCGGTTCGTGGATATGTACAGGAACCTTAACAGCGGCGGCTCTGTTCAGATCAGCGTCTGGACGCTCGCTGATCCGGACTCCACGGAGTGGACGCTGGAGTCTGAGGCCACCTTTGCGGAGATCTGGGACGACGCGAGCTACAAGGCGACTGGCCTGCCAAGGAAGATCCCCGTGCTTGCGCTCATCCATCCTACGAACCCCGACGTGGTCTACTTCTTTCTGGACGAGCACCTGTTCGGCGTGGACGTGCGTGCTCGCAAGGTTGTGGAGTGTGAGGTCTACGAGCTGGTTCAGCCACCTAGGGAACACGTCACCACCCGTTTCGTTCACGCTTGGCAGCTGCCACAAGCTCTCTGCTCAG GTTCTGCAAAGGAGACTGAAGATGGCGTGAAAGAAGAGCTGCAGCAACTCCAGCTGTGA
- the LOC123056866 gene encoding uncharacterized protein: MASARSIPRAARCLILFAPIVPVVAAVTVHQSNATARARQIERAASLPWAILGSVPRVAAADADLLAGADHSLALPPPPRVGLLTIPPRIFADRTTSDNFPSVLAVDPSGLLLLHANQGRATGPTVINTPSLRDFSWRPFAPGYFVLDATTASALPLPKPELIMHMGHVGLISSPAGGGHYMVAELQPFVGGDKAILLRFSSEVGEWVSKYVGYPLPARILCPNRVVSHAGRLWWVDLSWCLLTCHPFEDAPVLRVVPLPEGKALKPREAWGLLDKYRCVRVSAGKLRFVDMYSRNRDSRGATQISVWTLADPDTTEWTLEYEATFKEIWDDASYKATGLPRKIPVLALIHPTNPDVVYFFLDEHLLGVNVRARKVVECEVYELVAPPSEHVVTRFIHAWQLPPALCSGNRNSTVFFR, translated from the coding sequence ATGGCATCCGCGCGGTCCATTCCCCGAGCCGCCCGCTGCTTGATCCTCTTCGCTCCCAtagtccccgtcgtcgccgcggtCACCGTTCACCAGTCCAACGCCACAGCACGCGCACGCCAGATCGAGCGAGCCGCGTCGCTGCCCTGGGCCATCCTCGGCAGCGTGCCGCGGGTGGCGGCCGCCGACGCCGACCTCCTTGCGGGCGCCGACCACTCCCTCGcgctgccgccgcccccgcgcGTCGGGCTCCTCACCATACCCCCGCGCATCTTCGCCGACCGCACCACCTCCGACAACTTCCCCTCCGTCCTCGCCGTCgacccctccggcctcctcctcctccacgccaaccAGGGCCGCGCCACGGGCCCCACCGTCATCAACACCCCCAGCCTTCGCGACTTCAGCTGGCGCCCGTTCGCCCCGGGCTACTTCGTCCTcgacgccaccaccgcctccgccctcCCGCTCCCGAAACCTGAGCTCATCATGCACATGGGTCACGTCGGCCTCATCTCCTCCCCGGCGGGTGGCGGCCACTACATGGTCGCCGAGCTCCAGCCGTTCGTCGGCGGTGACAAGGCCATCCTCCTGCGCTTCTCGTCGGAAGTCGGAGAGTGGGTCAGCAAGTACGTCGGCTACCCGCTTCCTGCCAGGATTCTGTGCCCCAACCGCGTGGTCTCGCACGCCGGGAGGCTCTGGTGGGTCGACCTCTCCTGGTGCCTCCTCACCTGCCACCCCTTCGAGGACGCGCCGGTGCTGAGAGTCGTCCCgctgccggagggcaaggcgctCAAGCCCAGGGAAGCTTGGGGATTGCTTGACAAGTACCGATGCGTACGTGTCAGCGCCGGCAAGCTGCGGTTCGTGGACATGTACTCCAGGAACCGTGACAGCCGCGGCGCTACACAGATCAGCGTCTGGACGCTCGCCGATCCTGACACCACGGAGTGGACGCTGGAGTATGAGGCCACCTTTAAGGAGATCTGGGACGACGCGAGCTACAAGGCGACTGGTCTGCCCAGGAAGATCCCCGTGCTTGCGCTCATCCACCCCACCAACCCGGACGTGGTCTACTTCTTCCTCGACGAGCATCTGCTCGGTGTCAACGTGCGTGCTCGCAAGGTTGTGGAGTGTGAGGTCTACGAGCTGGTTGCACCGCCTAGCGAGCACGTCGTCACCCGTTTCATTCACGCTTGGCAGCTGCCACCGGCTCTCTGCTCAGGTAACCGTAATTCTACTGTCTTTTTTCGTTGA